One Bacteroidales bacterium genomic window carries:
- a CDS encoding PorT family protein, whose translation MKKLSIRWVLYVSVTALLFAGPINTKAQTGEVGLRFMPTFSALNIKTSDGGTIKGKLTMGYGGGILLGYHFSEHVGVQGEIIYSAIAQKYKEEDVEREILLRYVNIPLLLSLNTGKTQPFNFTVVAGPQIGFSVGSELTASGGNGSATGEAVLAVRKGDLGIAYGAGLDFGLNSASTLRMGIGFRGVMGLIDISDNSKNASTQDYYVLDKNRMRTYAGYIGVSYLF comes from the coding sequence ATGAAAAAATTAAGTATAAGATGGGTATTGTATGTGTCTGTTACAGCTTTATTATTTGCAGGCCCCATAAATACCAAAGCACAGACAGGTGAAGTAGGCCTTAGGTTTATGCCAACATTCTCTGCCTTAAACATTAAGACTTCTGATGGTGGCACAATTAAGGGCAAACTAACAATGGGTTATGGTGGTGGGATACTTCTTGGGTACCATTTCTCTGAGCATGTCGGAGTCCAAGGCGAGATTATTTATTCCGCTATTGCACAGAAATACAAGGAAGAAGATGTTGAACGCGAAATTTTATTACGCTATGTGAACATTCCGTTGCTTCTATCTTTGAACACAGGTAAAACACAGCCTTTTAACTTTACTGTTGTTGCAGGCCCACAGATTGGTTTTAGTGTTGGAAGCGAGCTTACTGCGTCAGGCGGAAATGGTTCAGCAACTGGTGAAGCTGTATTGGCCGTTAGAAAAGGTGACCTTGGTATTGCTTATGGCGCCGGCTTAGATTTTGGGCTTAACAGTGCCAGTACACTTCGGATGGGTATTGGTTTCCGCGGTGTGATGGGTCTTATTGATATCAGCGATAATTCAAAGAACGCGAGCACCCAGGATTACTATGTG